The window CCTGGCGTACCGCCCGTTGCCGGGAGGGGCATTCTTCCGGGTCCTCTTCATCATCCCCATGGCCCTCACGCCCATCGCGGTGGGCTACATCTGGCGGATGCTGCTCAACGAGACCATCGGTCCCCTGAACGCCCTGCTGCAGATCGTAGGCCTTCCGCCCCTCGGATGGGTGAGCGGGGAGAGGCTGCCGCTCTTGTCCATGATCCTGGTGGACGTGTGGCAGTGGACGCCCTTCGTCTTCGTCCTGTGCCTGGCCGGCCTTCAGGCTCTACCGGAGGAGCTGTGGGAAGCCGCGCAGCTCGACGGTGCCTCCGGAGGACAGACCCTCCGGTACGTGGTCTTCCCCCTGATGGTGCCCACTCTCCTCACCGCGGCCTTCCTGAGGGCCGTGGAGGCCTTCAAGATCGTGGACGTCATCTTCATCATCACGGGAGGCGGACCCGGCACCCGCACGGAGAGCCTCACCTTACATGCCTACTACCGGGGCCTGCACGCCTTCGATCTCGCGTACGGGGCCACCATCGCCTTCGCCCTCTTCCTGCTGGTCCTTGTGGCCTCCCTCGCCTTCCTGCGCCTCACGCGCCGGCTGCGGGCCACGGAGGTGTGGGCATGAAGCGCCGCCCGCCGGCCCTGGCCTACGGGATCCTAGGCGTATGGTCCGTGATCGTGCTCTTCCCCCTGTACTGGCTCGTGACCGCCTCCTTCAAGGACGCCCTCGCGGTGCACCAGGGACCGAAGTTCCTCCCCTGGGTGGACTTCCGGCCCACCCTGGATGCGTGGAGGAACCTGCTGCTGGGAGTGGAGCGGGAGACGATCTACGGGCCGCTCCTGAACAGCATCGTCATCGGGAGCAGCAGCAGCCTCCTGGCCATGGCCATGGGCGCGAGCGCGGCCTACGGACTCGCACGGCTGCGGGTGCGGCTGGGGCCCCTGGCGAACGAGGACGTGCTGTTCTGGATCGTTTCGCAGCGCATCATGCCTCCCATCGTCACCGCCCTGGCCCTCTTCCTCCTGCTGCGCACGGTCGGGCTCCTGGACACCCGTACGGGTCTTGTGCTGGTATACGTGGCCTTCAACCTCCCGCTCGCCACATGGCTCATGCACAACTTCTTCCGCCAGGTTCCCGCTTCTCTGGAGGAAGCCGCGCTCGTAGACGGCGCGAGTCGGGCCCGCGCCCTCTGGCACGTGGTGCTGCCCGTCTCCATACCGGGGCTTGTGGCCACCTTCCTGTTCTGCTTTCTGTTCGCGTGGAACGAGTTCCTCTTCGCCCTCATCCTCACCTTCAGCCGGGCCCGCACCCTCCCCATCCTCATCGCCGCCCAGCACACCCAGCGGGGGATCGAGTGGTGGTCGCTGTCCGCCATGTCCCTCATCACCCTCGCCCCCGTGGTCTTGATCACCCTGCTGCTCCAGGGGTATCTGGTAGGGCAGGTCTTGGGCGGAGGGGAGCGGTGAAGATCCGATCCCGCACGCGCACCGGCGTACAGTCCGTGGAGCGGGCCGCGGCGTTGCTGCGGGTCCTGGGAGAAGCAGGGCAGCCCCTCACGCCCGCGGAGATCAGCGCCCGGATCGGGGTCCCCCGCCCCACCGTCTACCGCCTCCTGGGAAGCCTGGCCCGGGAGGGGCTCGTGACCCCCATG is drawn from Armatimonadota bacterium and contains these coding sequences:
- a CDS encoding sugar ABC transporter permease, with amino-acid sequence MLLTLFPFLFTLALTFSRVSLVGGLHLSFAGLGNWYRLLTDPRFWTTLGNTVVIVTGAVSLEVVLGFGLALLAYRPLPGGAFFRVLFIIPMALTPIAVGYIWRMLLNETIGPLNALLQIVGLPPLGWVSGERLPLLSMILVDVWQWTPFVFVLCLAGLQALPEELWEAAQLDGASGGQTLRYVVFPLMVPTLLTAAFLRAVEAFKIVDVIFIITGGGPGTRTESLTLHAYYRGLHAFDLAYGATIAFALFLLVLVASLAFLRLTRRLRATEVWA
- a CDS encoding carbohydrate ABC transporter permease, whose product is MKRRPPALAYGILGVWSVIVLFPLYWLVTASFKDALAVHQGPKFLPWVDFRPTLDAWRNLLLGVERETIYGPLLNSIVIGSSSSLLAMAMGASAAYGLARLRVRLGPLANEDVLFWIVSQRIMPPIVTALALFLLLRTVGLLDTRTGLVLVYVAFNLPLATWLMHNFFRQVPASLEEAALVDGASRARALWHVVLPVSIPGLVATFLFCFLFAWNEFLFALILTFSRARTLPILIAAQHTQRGIEWWSLSAMSLITLAPVVLITLLLQGYLVGQVLGGGER